One window of Misgurnus anguillicaudatus chromosome 13, ASM2758022v2, whole genome shotgun sequence genomic DNA carries:
- the LOC129431465 gene encoding uncharacterized protein isoform X1 produces the protein MQRKSQRETKPLQSEQSFQNLSNIMSSSRLPFEGKTDELKDVHGLEVSGCSDRFPELIHVQSWDPSHTADGKFMKVSRLRHAVDESSTAGWPLTNIEAGTSECKDAHGLDVGGRSDRFPQLIHVQSRDSSLSADGKLMKVSPTHTVDESPKAGPSLNYTEGLEASVRGGRVPDLNNIQSRDAWPSTSRKREDSPNVQRGEGRNGAGICGFIKGTWMAAKRHFLSRHKVEPFAPPLQPDTSFFNPRLSVPCASDARPVINDSAARVWSMPGQTSDADLISGADVRSHSDKSHSDSTYPSYSLSLSDYGCGVIGEPAPMLFTLSSDSFPDRSEASCMATDSSSSESSYKTLTVDQGIKEQALFFPVDECGADQRKDVDRSKLFSLSSNSFFYQSKESRLSTESSSSESLYETNTVENSTKEEPTRLDSDHGMKEEIATTKKQTGICGYFKRKWDKAMQTLNCCFKGKVEPMEAYTTASNEALFEPTEGVVESYYKFGKLLGEGGFGLVRTGTRISDGKEVAIKIISRRLSRETIVIPGYSKPLPVEVALLIKMNQAPISQYAIKMLEWFIDSQDIVIIMEYPQPCQSLSHIMKRNRTLSEETARVIMRQTVQAVINCYDHDVFHSDIHPGNFLVNTETLDTKLIDFGCGQLYTDGVYKSHKYIGLKDFIPPEVRKNRKFHAIPANVWGLGMVLYEMVNGYKSYVKSKEVQFANTSLSEGWTQKCWTPNWTEQTRLHQTLKNIILLLLYNFLLLLLHNFYYLLLILLLFYIYYYFLLYHIYM, from the exons ATGCAAAGAAAATCACAGAGAGAGACAAAACCTTTACAAAGCGAACAAAGCTTTCAAAACTTATCGAACATCATGTCCTCATCACGTTTACCCTTCGAGGGAAAAACCGATGAGTTGAAAGATGTCCATGGACTGGAAGTTAGCGGTTGTAGTGATCGGTTCCCCGAATTGATTCACGTTCAATCGTGGGATCCATCGCACACGGCTGACGGAAAGTTCATGAAGGTGTCTCGACTGAGGCACGCTGTGGACGAAAGTTCAACAG CTGGTTGGCCCCTCACCAACATCGAGGCTGGCACCAGTGAGTGTAAAGATGCCCATGGACTGGACGTCGGCGGGCGCAGTGACCGATTCCCCCAATTGATTCACGTTCAATCGAGGGATTCGTCGCTCTCCGCTGATGGAAAGCTCATGAAGGTGTCCCCGACACACACTGTGGACGAAAGTCCAAAAG CAGGTCCGTCCCTCAACTACACAGAGGGACTGGAAGCTAGTGTTCGAGGTGGCCGTGTCCCTGATCTGAATAACATCCAGTCACGGGATGCATGGCCCTCCACTAGCAGAAAGCGGGAAGACAGCCCAAATG TACAACGTGGTGAAGGGAGGAATGGCGCAGGGATCTGCGGGTTCATCAAAGGAACTTGGATGGCTGCAAAGCGCCATTTCCTCAGCCGCCACAAAGTGGAGCCTTTCGCTCCACCACTACAACCGGACACAAGTTTTTTTAATCCAAGGCTGTCTGTCCCGTGTGCATCCGATGCACGTCCGGTTATTAATGACAGTGCAGCTAGGGTTTGGTCAATGCCAGGCCAAACTTCTGACGCGGATCTCATTTCTGGAGCGGACGTCAGGTCCCATTCGGACAAGTCCCATTCGGACAGCACGTACCCTTCGTACAGCTTGTCCCTCTCCGACTATGGCTGCGGAGTTATTGGTGAGCCAGCACCAATGCTGTTTACCTTAAGCAGCGATTCTTTCCCTGATCGGTCAGAAGCATCTTGTATGGCAACTGACAGCAGCTCCAGTGAAAGCTCTTACAAAACATTAACTGTTGATCAAGGCATAAAAG AGCAAGCACTATTTTTTCCTGTCGATGAGTGCGGAGCGGATCAGAGGAAAGATGTTGACAGATCGAAGCTGTTTAGCCTTAGCAGCAATTCTTTCTTCTATCAGTCGAAAGAATCTCGTctgtcaactgaaagcagctccAGTGAGAGCTTGTACGAAACAAACACTGTTGAAAACAGTACAAAGGAAGAACCCACAAGACTGGACAGTGATCATGGCATGAAAG AAGAAATTGCCACAACGAAAAAGCAGACAGGAATCTGTGGGTATTTTAAGAGAAAGTGGGATAAAGCAATGCAAACCTTAAACTGCTGTTTTAAGGGTAAAGTGGAACCGATGGAGGCATACACAACTGCTTCTAATGAAGCTCTTTTTGAGCCTACAGAGG GAGTTGTGGAGTCTTACTATAAGTTTGGCAAATTGCTGGGAGAAGGAGGATTTGGATTGGTCCGTACTGGTACCCGCATTTCTGATGGCAAAGAG GTTGCCATTAAAATCATTTCCAGGCGGCTGAGTAGAGAGACCATTGTTATT CCGGGCTATTCCAAACCTCTGCCTGTAGAAGTGGCACTATTGATTAAGATGAATCAAGCTCCCATAAGTCAATATGCCATAAAAATGTTGGAATGGTTTATAGACTCACAAGACATCGTGATCATTATGGAGTACCCTCAACCCTGCCAAAGCTTGAGCCACATCATGAAACGCAATCGTACACTGAGTGAAGAAACCGCTCGTGTAATAATGCGTCAAACAGTACAGGCAGTAATAAACTGCTATGATCACGATGTCTTTCACAGCGACATCCATCCAGGCAACTTCCTAGTCAACACAGAGACGTTAGACACCAAGCTGATTGACTTCGGCTGTGGTCAGCTGTATACTGATGGCGTCTACAAAAGTCATAAGTACATAG GGCTAAAAGATTTCATTCCACCGGAAGTCAGAAAGAACCGGAAGTTTCACGCCATCCCAGCAAACGTCTGGGGTCTAGGAATGGTCCTGTATGAAATGGTTAATGGATACAAGTCGTATGTGAAATCCAAAGAAGTCCAGTTTGCGAATACCAGCTTATCTGAAG GTTGGACACAAAAGTGCTGGACACCAAACTGGACTGAGCAGACCAGACTACACCAGaccttaaaaaatattatattattattattgtataattttttattattgttattgcataatttttattatttgttgttaatattattactgttttatatttattattattttttattgtatcaTATTTATATGTAA
- the LOC129431465 gene encoding uncharacterized protein isoform X2 translates to MQRKSQRETKPLQSEQSFQNLSNIMSSSRLPFEGKTDELKDVHGLEVSGCSDRFPELIHVQSWDPSHTADGKFMKVSRLRHAVDESSTAGWPLTNIEAGTSECKDAHGLDVGGRSDRFPQLIHVQSRDSSLSADGKLMKVSPTHTVDESPKAGPSLNYTEGLEASVRGGRVPDLNNIQSRDAWPSTSRKREDSPNVQRGEGRNGAGICGFIKGTWMAAKRHFLSRHKVEPFAPPLQPDTSFFNPRLSVPCASDARPVINDSAARVWSMPGQTSDADLISGADVRSHSDKSHSDSTYPSYSLSLSDYGCGVIGEPAPMLFTLSSDSFPDRSEASCMATDSSSSESSYKTLTVDQGIKEQALFFPVDECGADQRKDVDRSKLFSLSSNSFFYQSKESRLSTESSSSESLYETNTVENSTKEEPTRLDSDHGMKEEIATTKKQTGICGYFKRKWDKAMQTLNCCFKGKVEPMEAYTTASNEALFEPTEGVVESYYKFGKLLGEGGFGLVRTGTRISDGKEVAIKIISRRLSRETIVIPGYSKPLPVEVALLIKMNQAPISQYAIKMLEWFIDSQDIVIIMEYPQPCQSLSHIMKRNRTLSEETARVIMRQTVQAVINCYDHDVFHSDIHPGNFLVNTETLDTKLIDFGCGQLYTDGVYKSHKYIGLKDFIPPEVRKNRKFHAIPANVWGLGMVLYEMVNGYKSYVKSKEVQFANTSLSEECCSLIRQCLARDPAERPSLQQILQHRWFNPE, encoded by the exons ATGCAAAGAAAATCACAGAGAGAGACAAAACCTTTACAAAGCGAACAAAGCTTTCAAAACTTATCGAACATCATGTCCTCATCACGTTTACCCTTCGAGGGAAAAACCGATGAGTTGAAAGATGTCCATGGACTGGAAGTTAGCGGTTGTAGTGATCGGTTCCCCGAATTGATTCACGTTCAATCGTGGGATCCATCGCACACGGCTGACGGAAAGTTCATGAAGGTGTCTCGACTGAGGCACGCTGTGGACGAAAGTTCAACAG CTGGTTGGCCCCTCACCAACATCGAGGCTGGCACCAGTGAGTGTAAAGATGCCCATGGACTGGACGTCGGCGGGCGCAGTGACCGATTCCCCCAATTGATTCACGTTCAATCGAGGGATTCGTCGCTCTCCGCTGATGGAAAGCTCATGAAGGTGTCCCCGACACACACTGTGGACGAAAGTCCAAAAG CAGGTCCGTCCCTCAACTACACAGAGGGACTGGAAGCTAGTGTTCGAGGTGGCCGTGTCCCTGATCTGAATAACATCCAGTCACGGGATGCATGGCCCTCCACTAGCAGAAAGCGGGAAGACAGCCCAAATG TACAACGTGGTGAAGGGAGGAATGGCGCAGGGATCTGCGGGTTCATCAAAGGAACTTGGATGGCTGCAAAGCGCCATTTCCTCAGCCGCCACAAAGTGGAGCCTTTCGCTCCACCACTACAACCGGACACAAGTTTTTTTAATCCAAGGCTGTCTGTCCCGTGTGCATCCGATGCACGTCCGGTTATTAATGACAGTGCAGCTAGGGTTTGGTCAATGCCAGGCCAAACTTCTGACGCGGATCTCATTTCTGGAGCGGACGTCAGGTCCCATTCGGACAAGTCCCATTCGGACAGCACGTACCCTTCGTACAGCTTGTCCCTCTCCGACTATGGCTGCGGAGTTATTGGTGAGCCAGCACCAATGCTGTTTACCTTAAGCAGCGATTCTTTCCCTGATCGGTCAGAAGCATCTTGTATGGCAACTGACAGCAGCTCCAGTGAAAGCTCTTACAAAACATTAACTGTTGATCAAGGCATAAAAG AGCAAGCACTATTTTTTCCTGTCGATGAGTGCGGAGCGGATCAGAGGAAAGATGTTGACAGATCGAAGCTGTTTAGCCTTAGCAGCAATTCTTTCTTCTATCAGTCGAAAGAATCTCGTctgtcaactgaaagcagctccAGTGAGAGCTTGTACGAAACAAACACTGTTGAAAACAGTACAAAGGAAGAACCCACAAGACTGGACAGTGATCATGGCATGAAAG AAGAAATTGCCACAACGAAAAAGCAGACAGGAATCTGTGGGTATTTTAAGAGAAAGTGGGATAAAGCAATGCAAACCTTAAACTGCTGTTTTAAGGGTAAAGTGGAACCGATGGAGGCATACACAACTGCTTCTAATGAAGCTCTTTTTGAGCCTACAGAGG GAGTTGTGGAGTCTTACTATAAGTTTGGCAAATTGCTGGGAGAAGGAGGATTTGGATTGGTCCGTACTGGTACCCGCATTTCTGATGGCAAAGAG GTTGCCATTAAAATCATTTCCAGGCGGCTGAGTAGAGAGACCATTGTTATT CCGGGCTATTCCAAACCTCTGCCTGTAGAAGTGGCACTATTGATTAAGATGAATCAAGCTCCCATAAGTCAATATGCCATAAAAATGTTGGAATGGTTTATAGACTCACAAGACATCGTGATCATTATGGAGTACCCTCAACCCTGCCAAAGCTTGAGCCACATCATGAAACGCAATCGTACACTGAGTGAAGAAACCGCTCGTGTAATAATGCGTCAAACAGTACAGGCAGTAATAAACTGCTATGATCACGATGTCTTTCACAGCGACATCCATCCAGGCAACTTCCTAGTCAACACAGAGACGTTAGACACCAAGCTGATTGACTTCGGCTGTGGTCAGCTGTATACTGATGGCGTCTACAAAAGTCATAAGTACATAG GGCTAAAAGATTTCATTCCACCGGAAGTCAGAAAGAACCGGAAGTTTCACGCCATCCCAGCAAACGTCTGGGGTCTAGGAATGGTCCTGTATGAAATGGTTAATGGATACAAGTCGTATGTGAAATCCAAAGAAGTCCAGTTTGCGAATACCAGCTTATCTGAAG AATGTTGTAGTCTTATAAGACAATGTCTAGCACGTGATCCAGCCGAACGCCCCTCATTACAGCAGATCTTACAGCACAGATGGTTTAATCCAGAATGA